Proteins from a genomic interval of Rosa chinensis cultivar Old Blush chromosome 2, RchiOBHm-V2, whole genome shotgun sequence:
- the LOC112188502 gene encoding uncharacterized protein LOC112188502: MLPLKLVRSLVFGGTINNNPLLMDTDDEEEEDRNVVKTPLLLFLPTKELVTDTYRLATIARDMGMDLHPTPSLSHIILSHPPPPPPPPPPSSSSPSLGSPSSFPSTWSSTSLSSTSSLPEDTVPLPFPSLIAAPIPHLRAFVKMSRGLFKLVFAPSECIATDAASTESHWNCCSASLFSRLAGDRMDTMEGFSRALAGVGWSLFKTKENGGGKSVYLFRKVDVNRVRAGECRIRELRLPALDFRNAPLRILQYILLMTDDIFYLA; the protein is encoded by the coding sequence atgCTCCCACTAAAGCTGGTACGCTCTCTGGTCTTCGGAGGAACCATCAACAACAACCCTCTTCTTATGGACACCGacgacgaggaggaggaggatcgCAATGTCGTCAAAACCCCATTGCTCCTTTTCCTCCCAACCAAAGAGCTTGTCACCGACACGTACAGACTCGCCACCATAGCCAGAGACATGGGCATGGACTTGCACCCAACCCCTTCTCTCTCCCACATCATTCTCTCACAcccaccgccgccgccgccgccgccgccgccatcgTCTTCGTCTCCGTCTCTAGGATCACCGTCCTCGTTTCCTTCAACATGGTCATCCACGTCCCTGTCGTCAACTTCTTCTCTGCCCGAGGACACAGTCCCCCTCCCTTTTCCTTCACTGATCGCAGCTCCGATTCCGCATCTCCGGGCCTTCGTCAAGATGTCCAGAGGTCTGTTCAAGCTGGTGTTCGCGCCGTCGGAGTGCATAGCCACCGACGCCGCGAGTACCGAGAGCCATTGGAATTGCTGCTCGGCCTCGCTGTTCTCGCGGCTCGCCGGAGATAGAATGGACACAATGGAGGGGTTTTCGAGGGCTCTGGCCGGAGTTGGGTGGTCCCTTTTCAAGACTAAGGAGAACGGTGGTGGGAAATCGGTGTATTTGTTCAGGAAGGTTGATGTGAATAGGGTTCGGGCCGGGGAGTGTAGGATTCGGGAGCTGAGGTTGCCTGCATTGGATTTTAGGAATGCCCCTTTGAGGATTTTGCAGTACATTCTTCTTATGACGGATGACATCTTCTATCTGGCATGA